One segment of Triticum aestivum cultivar Chinese Spring chromosome 2A, IWGSC CS RefSeq v2.1, whole genome shotgun sequence DNA contains the following:
- the LOC123189576 gene encoding mitotic spindle checkpoint protein MAD2: MASRMASKDIITLKGSAAIVSEFFGYAANSILYNRGVYPEESFGKVKKYGLPMLLTQDEAVKTFLTNLTSQLSEWLEGGKLQRIVLVIMSKATGEVLERWNFNIITDGEVVEKGAVKEKSDKEIMREIQAIMRQVNSCISFLPCLDEPCIFDVLAYTDSDTTVPFTWMESDAKLIDNPQMVKLHSFDTKIHKVDTLVSYKVDDLDEQ; encoded by the exons ATGGCGTCGAGGATGGCGTCCAAGGACATCATCACGCTCAAGGGCTCCGCCGCCATCGTCAGCGAGTTCTTCG GTTACGCGGCCAACAG CATCCTGTACAACCGCGGGGTGTACCCGGAGGAGAGCTTCGGCAAGGTGAAGAAGTACGGCCTCCCCATGCTGCTCACGCAGGACGAGGCCGTCAAGACCTTCCTCACCAACCTCACCTCCCAGCTCTCAG AGTGGCTGGAGGGTGGGAAGCTGCAGAGGATTGTGCTGGTCATCATGAGCAAGGCCACCGGCGAGGTGCTCGAGCGCTGGAACTTCAACATCATCACTGACGGCGAGGTCGTCGAGAAAGG GGCGGTGAAGGAGAAGAGCGACAAGGAGATCATGAGGGAGATCCAGGCCATCATGCGGCAGGTCAACTCCTGCATCTCCTTCCTCCCCTGCCTCGACGAGCCAT GCATATTCGACGTGCTGGCCTACACCGACTCGGACACCACCGTGCCCTTCACCTGGATGGAGAGCGACGCCAAGCTCATCGACAACCCGCAGATGGTGAAGCTGCACTCGTTCGACACCAAG ATCCACAAGGTGGACACGCTGGTGTCGTACAAGGTGGACGACTTGGACGAGCAGTGA
- the LOC123189575 gene encoding trihelix transcription factor GT-1, which produces MLLSGPQPPTPPLLLPESSGEDGGAHDHDSSSRASAPKKRAETWVQDETLSLIALRREMDNHFNTSKSNKHLWEAISAKMREQGFDRSPTMCTDKWRNLLKEFKKARSHARSSAGAGGNGSAKMAYYKEIDDLLKRRGKAAASPAGSGGGGGAAKSPTPTSKIESYLQFADKGFEDANIPFGPVEASHPLALTTADAVATNGVNPWNWRDTSTNGGDNQGTYGGRVILVKWGDYTKRIGIDGTAEAIKEAIKSAFGLRTRRAFWLEDEDEVVRSLDRDMPVGVYTLHLDNGITIKLCTFEDADRMTVRTEDKTFYTEDDFRDFLSRRGWTLLREYSGYRVADTLDDLRPGVIYQGMRSLVD; this is translated from the exons ATGCTCCTCTCCGGGCCGCAGCCGCCTACCCCGCCGCTGCTGCTCCCGGAGAgcagcggcgaggacggcggcgcccACGACCACGACTCCTCCTCGCGGGCCTCGGCCCCGAAGAAGCGCGCCGAGACCTGGGTCCAGGACGAGACGCTCAGCCTCATCGCGCTGCGGCGCGAGATGGACAACCACTTCAACACCTCCAAGTCCAACAAGCACCTCTGGGAGGCCATCTCCGCCAAGATGCGGGAGCAGGGCTTCGACCGCTCCCCGACCATGTGCACCGACAAGTGGCGCAACCTCCTCAAGGAGTTCAAGAAGGCGCGCAGCCACGCCCGCagcagcgccggcgccggcgggaacGGCTCTGCCAAGATGGCCTACTACAAGGAGATCGACGACCTGCTCAAGCGCCGCGGGAAGGCGGCCGCCTCGCCCGCGGGGAGTGGTGGTGGAGGTGGCGCCGCGAAGAGCCCCACGCCCACCTCCAAGATCGAGTCTTACCTGCAATTCGCGGATAAAG GTTTTGAAGATGCCAACATTCCATTTGGCCCTGTTGAAG CGAGTCATCCACTTGCCTTAACGACAGCTGATGCAGTTGCAACCAATGGTGTGAATCCATGGAACTGGAGAGACACCTCAACTAATG GTGGAGATAATCAAGGTACTTATGGTGGGAGGGTCATCCTAGTCAAGTGGGGTGACTATACTAAAAGAATAGGGATTGATGGTACTGCCGAGGCAATTAAAGAGGCCATCAAATCGGCCTTTGGATTAAGAACAAGGCGAGCTTTTTGGCTTGAAGATGAGGACGAGGTTGTTCGTTCCTTGGACAGGGACATGCCAGTCGGAGTATATACTCTTCATCTTGATAATG GGATAACAATCAAACTCTGCACATTTGAAGATGCAGACCGCATGACAGTCCGGACAGAAGATAAGACATTCTACACTGAAGACGACTTCAGAGATTTTCTATCACGGCGTGGTTGGACACTCCTCAGGGAGTATAGTGGCTACAGAGTTGCTGATACTCTGGACGATCTTCGCCCTGGCGTGATTTACCAGGGGATGCGCTCGCTTGTAGATTGA